A single region of the Streptomyces sp. NBC_00236 genome encodes:
- a CDS encoding aldehyde dehydrogenase family protein, with protein sequence MKAHDGMYIGGAWRPAAGTDTVAVVNPADEQVIAHVPAGTAEDVDAAVRAARAAFPGWAATPPAERAARIGALRDVLAARKDEIAETVTAELGSPLPLSQMVHAGVPVLVAGSYAELAATYAFEQRHGNSTVFLEPVGVVGAITPWNYPLHQIVAKVAPALAAGCTVVLKPAEDTPLTAQLFAEATEEAGLPAGVFNLVTGLGPVAGQALAEHEDVDLVSFTGSTAVGRQIGATAGGAVKRVALELGGKSANVILPSADLAKAVNVGIANVMSNSGQTCSAWTRMLVDAERYEEAVALAAAAVAKYVPGERVGPLVNAKQQARVRGYIEKGIEEGARVVAGGPEAPLATGYYVSPTVFADVTPEMTIAQEEIFGPVVSILKYEDEADALRIANGTVYGLAGAVWAADDAEAVAFARRMDTGQVDINGGRFNPLAPFGGYKQSGVGRELGEHGLAEYLQTKSLQF encoded by the coding sequence ATGAAGGCCCATGACGGTATGTACATCGGCGGCGCATGGCGGCCCGCCGCCGGCACCGACACCGTCGCGGTGGTGAACCCGGCGGACGAGCAGGTCATCGCGCACGTCCCTGCGGGCACCGCCGAGGACGTCGACGCCGCGGTACGTGCCGCCCGCGCCGCGTTCCCCGGCTGGGCCGCGACCCCGCCCGCCGAGCGGGCCGCCCGGATCGGCGCGCTGCGCGATGTGCTGGCCGCCCGCAAGGACGAGATCGCCGAGACGGTCACCGCGGAACTGGGCTCGCCGCTGCCGCTCTCGCAGATGGTGCACGCGGGTGTGCCGGTGCTGGTCGCAGGTTCGTACGCCGAACTGGCCGCCACGTACGCCTTCGAGCAGCGGCACGGCAACTCCACCGTCTTCCTGGAGCCCGTCGGCGTGGTCGGCGCGATCACCCCGTGGAACTACCCGCTGCACCAGATCGTCGCCAAGGTGGCCCCCGCGCTCGCCGCCGGCTGCACCGTCGTCCTCAAGCCCGCCGAGGACACCCCGCTCACCGCGCAGCTCTTCGCCGAGGCCACCGAGGAGGCCGGTCTGCCCGCCGGTGTCTTCAACCTGGTCACCGGCCTCGGCCCGGTCGCCGGACAGGCGCTCGCCGAGCACGAGGACGTCGACCTGGTCTCCTTCACCGGCTCCACCGCGGTCGGCCGGCAGATCGGTGCCACGGCGGGCGGTGCGGTCAAGCGCGTCGCGCTGGAGCTCGGCGGCAAGTCCGCCAACGTCATCCTGCCCTCGGCCGACCTGGCCAAGGCGGTCAACGTCGGCATCGCCAACGTGATGTCCAACTCCGGCCAGACGTGCAGCGCCTGGACCCGGATGCTGGTGGACGCCGAGCGGTACGAGGAGGCCGTCGCCCTCGCCGCCGCGGCCGTCGCCAAGTACGTACCCGGCGAGCGCGTCGGACCCCTCGTCAACGCCAAGCAGCAGGCCCGGGTGCGCGGTTACATCGAGAAGGGCATCGAGGAGGGCGCCCGCGTCGTGGCCGGCGGCCCCGAGGCGCCGCTCGCCACCGGGTACTACGTCAGCCCCACCGTGTTCGCCGACGTCACCCCGGAGATGACCATCGCCCAGGAGGAGATCTTCGGCCCGGTCGTCTCCATCCTGAAGTACGAGGACGAGGCGGACGCACTGCGCATCGCCAACGGCACCGTGTACGGGCTCGCGGGCGCGGTCTGGGCCGCCGACGACGCGGAGGCCGTCGCCTTCGCCCGCAGGATGGACACCGGCCAGGTCGACATCAACGGCGGCCGCTTCAACCCGCTCGCCCCCTTCGGCGGCTACAAGCAGTCCGGCGTCGGCCGCGAACTCGGCGAGCACGGTCTCGCCGAGTACCTCCAGACCAAGTCCCTCCAGTTCTGA
- a CDS encoding TetR/AcrR family transcriptional regulator, whose product MEPVPHANTNLRRAPVQQRSAERLARILDACAELLDETGYEQLSTRAVAVRAGVPIGSVYRFFSNKRALADALARRNLDSYAERITGRLVTIPAGDWRGAIDAVLDEYLAMKSAVPGFSLIDFGAPAPDGDPADDANQRVAGRLTELLAGHLDREPDDDLLRSILVCVEAADALLQLAFRTDPSGDRAIVAETRVLLRAYLARVLE is encoded by the coding sequence ATGGAACCCGTGCCCCATGCGAACACGAACCTCCGCCGCGCCCCCGTACAGCAGCGCAGCGCCGAGCGCCTCGCCCGGATACTCGACGCCTGCGCCGAACTCCTCGACGAAACCGGCTACGAGCAGCTCTCCACCCGGGCCGTGGCTGTGCGCGCCGGAGTTCCCATCGGCTCCGTCTACCGGTTCTTCTCCAACAAGCGGGCCCTCGCCGACGCCCTCGCCCGCCGTAACCTGGACAGCTACGCCGAGCGGATCACCGGCCGGTTGGTCACCATCCCGGCAGGCGACTGGCGCGGCGCCATCGACGCCGTACTCGACGAGTACCTGGCGATGAAGAGCGCCGTCCCCGGCTTCTCCCTCATCGACTTCGGAGCCCCCGCGCCCGACGGGGACCCGGCCGACGACGCCAACCAGCGCGTCGCGGGCAGGCTCACCGAACTGCTCGCCGGTCATCTGGACCGCGAACCCGACGACGATCTGCTGCGTTCCATCCTGGTCTGCGTGGAGGCCGCCGACGCCCTGCTCCAACTCGCGTTCCGCACCGACCCGTCCGGCGACCGGGCCATCGTCGCCGAGACCCGGGTGCTGCTCCGGGCCTACCTCGCGCGCGTACTGGAGTAG
- a CDS encoding molybdopterin-dependent oxidoreductase — MSHDPSSSRTALRICPLCEATCGLTLTIEGARVTGARGDREDVFSKGFICPKGASIGGLDEDPDRLRAPLVRKDGVLTEASWSEAFDAIARALPALAQAHGPQAVGVVLGNPNVHTMAGALYPPALLAALRTRSLFTASTLDQMPKHVSSGLLFGDPNSIPVPDLDRTDHLLMLGANPLESNGSLCTAPDFPGRLKALRRRGGSLTVIDPRRTRTARLADRHVAIRPGTDALLLAAMAHVLFEEKLTDPGALADHVEGIDEVADAVRDFTPDAVAAACDVDAATIRTLARELAAAPTAAVYGRIGSCTVEHGTLASWLVDVLNVLTGNLDRPGGALFPLSATARAPRPAAPGKGFALGRWASRVSGHPEAKGELPMSALAEEIGTPGEGRIRALIVLAANPVLSAPDGDRLDTALADGLDFMVSVDPYLNETSRHADVVLPPPPPSQSAHFDFAFNTLAVRNQVRYTRPALPLGEGLMDEAEILARLVLAVSGTHGAEPDAVDTMIIDRALGKAVADPLSPVHGRDPAGISAELTGRTGAERRLDLMLRLGPYGEGFGADPDGLSLERLLAHPHGIDLGPLAPRVPEVLTTRSGRVELFPAPIAADLPRLRRALDGRTDPEALVLVGRRHLRSNNSWLHNVAALRGGSNVCTLQIHPEDAARLGLTDGAPATVTADGGELTVPVEVTDGVRTGVVSLPHGWGHNRPGTRMSVASAQPGVNVNQLLDGSRLDPLSGTAVLNAIPVTVAPAR; from the coding sequence ATGTCGCACGACCCCAGCAGCTCCCGCACCGCTCTGCGCATCTGCCCGCTCTGCGAGGCCACCTGCGGACTCACCCTCACCATCGAGGGGGCCAGGGTCACCGGCGCCCGCGGCGACCGGGAGGACGTGTTCAGCAAGGGGTTCATCTGCCCCAAGGGCGCCTCCATCGGCGGTCTCGACGAGGACCCCGACCGGCTGCGCGCCCCCCTCGTCCGCAAGGACGGCGTGCTGACCGAGGCCAGCTGGAGCGAGGCCTTCGACGCGATCGCCCGCGCCCTGCCGGCTCTCGCGCAGGCGCACGGGCCGCAGGCCGTAGGCGTCGTCCTCGGCAACCCCAACGTGCACACCATGGCCGGCGCGCTCTACCCGCCCGCCCTGCTCGCCGCCCTGCGCACCCGGTCGCTGTTCACCGCGAGCACCCTGGACCAGATGCCCAAGCACGTCTCCAGCGGGCTGCTCTTCGGCGACCCGAACAGCATTCCGGTGCCGGACCTGGACCGCACCGACCACCTGCTGATGCTGGGCGCCAACCCCCTCGAATCCAACGGCAGCCTGTGCACCGCCCCCGACTTCCCCGGCAGGCTCAAGGCGCTGCGCCGCCGCGGCGGCAGCCTCACCGTCATCGACCCGCGCCGCACCCGCACCGCGCGCCTCGCCGACCGGCACGTGGCCATCCGCCCTGGCACCGACGCCCTCCTTCTCGCCGCGATGGCGCACGTCCTGTTCGAGGAGAAGCTCACCGACCCCGGCGCGCTCGCGGACCACGTCGAGGGCATCGACGAAGTCGCCGACGCGGTACGTGACTTCACCCCGGACGCCGTCGCCGCGGCCTGTGACGTGGACGCCGCGACCATCCGTACCCTCGCCCGGGAGCTGGCCGCCGCCCCCACCGCCGCCGTGTACGGCCGCATCGGCAGCTGCACCGTCGAGCACGGCACCCTCGCCAGCTGGCTCGTCGACGTCCTCAACGTCCTCACCGGCAACCTCGACCGTCCCGGCGGCGCCCTCTTCCCGCTCTCCGCGACCGCCCGGGCCCCGCGCCCCGCCGCACCCGGCAAGGGATTCGCCCTCGGGCGGTGGGCGAGCCGGGTCTCCGGGCACCCCGAGGCCAAGGGCGAACTGCCCATGTCCGCACTGGCCGAGGAGATCGGCACCCCGGGCGAGGGACGAATCCGCGCGCTCATCGTCCTGGCGGCGAACCCCGTGCTCTCCGCGCCCGACGGCGACCGGCTCGACACCGCGCTGGCCGACGGGCTCGACTTCATGGTGAGCGTGGACCCCTATCTCAACGAGACCTCCCGTCACGCGGACGTGGTGCTGCCCCCGCCGCCCCCCTCGCAGAGCGCCCACTTCGACTTCGCGTTCAACACCCTGGCGGTGCGCAACCAGGTCCGCTACACCCGCCCCGCCCTGCCGCTGGGCGAAGGCCTGATGGACGAGGCCGAGATCCTTGCCCGGCTCGTCCTCGCCGTCTCCGGGACGCACGGCGCGGAACCGGACGCCGTGGACACGATGATCATCGACCGGGCCCTCGGCAAGGCGGTCGCCGACCCGCTCTCACCCGTCCACGGCCGGGACCCCGCCGGCATCTCCGCCGAACTCACCGGCCGCACCGGGGCGGAGCGGCGCCTCGACCTGATGCTCCGCCTCGGCCCGTACGGCGAGGGCTTCGGCGCCGACCCCGACGGGCTGAGCCTGGAGCGGCTGCTCGCCCACCCGCACGGCATCGACCTGGGCCCCCTCGCTCCCCGCGTCCCGGAGGTCCTCACCACCCGGAGCGGGCGCGTCGAACTGTTCCCCGCCCCGATCGCGGCCGATCTGCCGAGGCTGCGCCGCGCCCTCGACGGACGTACCGACCCCGAAGCGCTCGTCCTCGTCGGCCGCCGCCATCTCCGCTCCAACAACAGCTGGCTGCACAACGTCGCCGCGCTCCGCGGCGGATCGAACGTCTGCACCCTCCAGATCCACCCCGAGGACGCGGCACGGCTCGGACTGACCGACGGCGCACCCGCCACCGTCACCGCGGACGGCGGCGAGCTCACGGTCCCGGTCGAGGTCACCGACGGCGTGCGGACCGGTGTGGTGAGCCTCCCGCACGGCTGGGGACACAACCGTCCCGGCACCCGGATGTCCGTCGCCTCCGCGCAGCCCGGCGTCAACGTCAACCAGCTCCTCGACGGCAGCCGCCTCGACCCGCTCTCCGGCACCGCCGTGCTCAACGCCATCCCCGTCACGGTGGCACCTGCGCGTTGA
- a CDS encoding MFS transporter yields MTTTDTTGPGRSWLLRLVIAFAFAQGAVSMARPAVSYRALALGADERAIGVITGVYALLPLFAAVPLGRRTDHGRCAPLLPLGVVLIAGGCALSGRAGSLTAMAAWSGVMGLGHLCFVIGAQSIVARQSAPAEQDRNFGHFTIGASLGQLIGPIAAGYLISERDGAMGRTSALALLVSAAVAAVSFTSLWRIEHRTAPARRGRTTAAKVPVGGILRARGVPAGIFISLAVLSATDILTAYLPVVGEHRGIAPATVGLLLSLRAAATIACRLVMTPMLRALGRAGLLASTCLLAGLLCAAIALPVPVPVLALMLAVLGFCLGAGQPLSMTTVVQAAPAAARSTALALRLTGNRLGQVATPAAAGLVAGVAGTAAPFVMLGALLIVAAGLGARGRDGRAPRRSGAPEPDPAVPEGGPARAGLNRNPT; encoded by the coding sequence GTGACCACGACCGACACCACCGGGCCCGGCCGGAGCTGGCTGCTGCGCCTCGTCATCGCCTTCGCCTTCGCGCAGGGGGCGGTGTCGATGGCGCGGCCCGCCGTCTCCTACCGGGCCCTGGCGCTGGGTGCGGACGAACGGGCGATCGGCGTCATCACCGGGGTGTACGCGCTCCTCCCGCTCTTCGCCGCCGTACCGCTGGGACGCCGGACGGACCACGGAAGATGCGCACCGCTGCTGCCGCTCGGCGTCGTCCTGATCGCGGGAGGCTGCGCCCTCAGCGGCCGGGCCGGATCCCTGACCGCGATGGCGGCCTGGAGCGGAGTGATGGGGCTCGGTCACCTCTGCTTCGTGATCGGCGCGCAGTCGATCGTCGCCCGCCAGTCCGCCCCGGCCGAACAGGACCGCAACTTCGGCCACTTCACCATCGGTGCCTCCCTCGGCCAGCTCATCGGGCCGATAGCCGCCGGGTACCTGATCTCCGAACGCGACGGTGCCATGGGGCGTACCAGTGCACTCGCCCTGCTGGTCTCGGCCGCCGTCGCCGCCGTCTCCTTCACCTCGCTCTGGCGCATCGAGCACCGGACGGCCCCCGCGCGCCGCGGCCGGACCACGGCGGCCAAGGTGCCCGTGGGCGGCATTCTGCGGGCTCGCGGAGTCCCCGCCGGGATCTTCATCAGCCTCGCCGTGCTCTCCGCGACCGACATCCTCACCGCGTATCTGCCCGTCGTCGGCGAACACCGGGGCATCGCCCCCGCCACGGTCGGCCTGCTGCTCAGCCTGCGCGCCGCCGCCACCATCGCCTGCCGGCTGGTGATGACCCCGATGCTCCGGGCGCTGGGCCGGGCCGGCCTGCTCGCCTCCACCTGCCTGCTGGCCGGACTGCTCTGCGCCGCCATCGCCCTCCCCGTCCCGGTACCGGTGCTGGCCCTGATGCTCGCCGTCCTCGGTTTCTGCCTCGGAGCCGGGCAGCCGCTGTCGATGACCACCGTGGTCCAGGCCGCCCCGGCGGCCGCCCGCTCCACCGCCCTCGCCCTGCGGCTGACCGGCAACCGGCTCGGCCAGGTGGCGACGCCCGCCGCCGCGGGTCTCGTCGCCGGAGTGGCGGGCACCGCCGCCCCGTTCGTCATGCTCGGCGCGCTGCTGATCGTGGCCGCCGGCCTCGGCGCACGCGGCAGGGACGGCCGTGCACCGCGCCGGAGCGGGGCCCCGGAACCGGATCCGGCCGTTCCCGAGGGCGGGCCGGCGCGGGCCGGCCTCAACCGGAATCCCACCTGA
- a CDS encoding CitMHS family transporter has translation MLTILGFAMIATFLVLIMMKKMSPIAALVLIPALFCVAVGKGAHLGDYVIEGVGNLAPTAAMLMFAIVYFGVMIDVGLFDPIVRGILRFCKADPMRIVVGTAVLAAIVSLDGDGSTTFMITVSAMYPLYKRLKMSLVVMTGVAATANGVMNTLPWGGPTARAATALKLDAGDIFVPMIPALGVGLLAVILLAVVLGRRERKRLGTLTLDGAPATVTVTESEPVLVASGGGGDRLRKGTGSAGAGGAAPDEEAEAGADEGFKGLDPHRATLRPKLYWFNAGLTIALLTAMIMELMPIPVLFLLGAALALTVNFPHMPDQRARIAAHADNVLNVSGMVFAAAVFTGVLTGTGMVDHMADWLVGAIPEGMGPHMALVTGVLSIPLTYFMSNDGFYFGVVPVLAEAGAAHGVSPLEIARASLVGQPLHMSSPLVPAVYVLVGMAKVEFGDHTRFTVKWAALTSLVVLGAGLLFGII, from the coding sequence ATGCTGACCATCCTCGGCTTTGCCATGATTGCGACCTTCCTGGTCCTGATCATGATGAAGAAGATGTCGCCGATCGCGGCGCTCGTGCTGATCCCCGCCCTCTTCTGCGTAGCCGTGGGCAAGGGCGCGCACCTCGGCGACTACGTCATCGAAGGCGTGGGCAACCTGGCGCCGACCGCCGCCATGCTGATGTTCGCGATCGTCTACTTCGGCGTGATGATCGACGTCGGGCTCTTCGACCCGATCGTCCGGGGCATCCTGCGCTTCTGCAAGGCCGACCCCATGCGGATCGTCGTGGGTACGGCGGTGCTCGCCGCGATCGTCTCGCTGGACGGTGACGGTTCCACCACCTTCATGATCACCGTCTCGGCGATGTATCCGCTCTACAAGCGCCTGAAGATGAGCCTGGTCGTGATGACCGGAGTCGCCGCCACGGCGAACGGCGTCATGAACACCCTTCCCTGGGGCGGCCCCACGGCCCGCGCCGCCACCGCCCTGAAGCTGGACGCGGGCGACATCTTCGTCCCCATGATCCCGGCGCTCGGAGTCGGACTGCTCGCCGTGATCCTGCTGGCCGTGGTTCTCGGCCGGCGTGAGCGCAAGCGGCTCGGCACTCTCACTCTCGACGGGGCCCCGGCGACCGTCACCGTCACGGAATCCGAGCCGGTTCTCGTCGCCTCGGGCGGCGGTGGCGACCGCCTGCGCAAGGGCACGGGCTCCGCAGGCGCGGGCGGCGCGGCACCCGACGAGGAGGCGGAGGCAGGGGCCGACGAGGGCTTCAAGGGCCTCGACCCCCACCGCGCCACCCTGCGGCCGAAGCTCTACTGGTTCAACGCCGGCCTCACCATCGCCCTGCTCACCGCGATGATCATGGAACTGATGCCGATCCCGGTGCTCTTCCTCCTCGGCGCGGCCCTCGCCCTCACCGTCAACTTCCCCCACATGCCCGACCAGCGGGCCCGGATCGCGGCCCACGCCGACAACGTCCTCAACGTCTCCGGCATGGTCTTCGCCGCCGCCGTCTTCACCGGCGTACTCACCGGCACCGGCATGGTCGACCACATGGCCGACTGGCTGGTCGGCGCGATCCCGGAAGGCATGGGGCCGCACATGGCCCTCGTCACCGGCGTGCTGAGCATCCCGCTGACGTACTTCATGTCCAACGACGGCTTCTACTTCGGAGTCGTGCCGGTGCTCGCCGAGGCCGGAGCCGCCCACGGCGTCTCCCCGCTGGAGATCGCCCGCGCCTCCCTGGTCGGCCAGCCCCTGCACATGTCGTCCCCGCTGGTGCCCGCCGTCTACGTCCTCGTCGGCATGGCCAAGGTCGAGTTCGGCGACCACACCCGCTTCACCGTCAAGTGGGCCGCGCTCACCTCCCTGGTGGTGCTCGGCGCCGGACTCCTGTTCGGGATCATCTGA
- a CDS encoding ABC transporter ATP-binding protein, with the protein MTRAIILNNVSKAYGRSSRAVDRLSLSIDPGEFVVLLGPSGCGKSTVLRMIAGLEDATEGEILLDGEPANHLTPRERGMAMVFQNFALYPTMTNRANIGFPLKLENPRQDHNERIENTARMLGIESVLDRLPGQLSGGERQRVAMGRAISRQPSAFLMDEPLSNLDAKLRNHLRAEISQLTKELGVTTVYVTHDQAEAMSLGHRVAVMRGGVLQQVSPPREVYSLPENVFVAAFIGTPRINLLQAVVHAPLEGRMSIDLGRQRLPLPEPLSPDHQLLRIQQGRRIIVGLRSEAVRIAPPSQARPGEVALSGIVEHVEYQGHEALVHLNTGSQPAVVPDLESARPDRGALRRRRGGQGGVGVLERLRERATGLTGSSVAVLDDPANDPFPPGVHSPDRPAVTSSDLVVRTGPDMRLRTGGQVPLLVDLAHLYVFDHQGRRICPLPKDVPGLEV; encoded by the coding sequence ATGACTCGCGCCATCATTCTGAACAACGTAAGCAAGGCCTACGGACGCTCCTCGCGTGCCGTGGACCGCCTCTCGCTCTCCATCGACCCGGGCGAGTTCGTCGTCCTGCTGGGCCCCTCGGGGTGCGGCAAGTCGACCGTGCTCCGCATGATCGCCGGCCTGGAGGACGCCACCGAGGGCGAGATCCTGCTAGACGGTGAACCGGCCAACCACCTGACCCCGCGCGAACGCGGCATGGCCATGGTCTTCCAGAACTTCGCGCTCTACCCGACCATGACCAACCGGGCCAACATCGGTTTCCCGCTGAAGCTGGAGAACCCCCGCCAGGACCACAACGAGCGCATCGAGAACACGGCCAGGATGCTCGGCATCGAGAGCGTCCTGGACCGTCTGCCCGGCCAGCTCTCCGGTGGCGAGCGCCAGCGGGTCGCCATGGGCCGGGCGATCTCGCGTCAGCCCTCGGCGTTCCTCATGGACGAGCCGCTCTCCAACCTCGACGCGAAGCTCCGCAACCATCTGCGGGCCGAGATATCCCAGCTCACCAAGGAACTCGGCGTCACCACGGTCTACGTGACGCACGACCAGGCCGAGGCGATGTCCCTGGGCCACCGGGTCGCCGTCATGCGCGGGGGAGTGCTCCAGCAGGTCAGCCCGCCGCGCGAGGTGTACTCGCTGCCGGAGAACGTGTTCGTCGCCGCGTTCATCGGCACGCCGCGGATCAACCTGCTGCAGGCCGTCGTGCACGCACCGCTGGAGGGCCGGATGTCGATCGACCTCGGCCGCCAGCGCCTGCCGCTGCCCGAACCCCTCAGCCCCGACCACCAGTTGCTCCGCATCCAGCAGGGCCGGCGCATCATCGTGGGACTGCGCTCCGAGGCGGTCCGGATCGCCCCGCCCAGCCAGGCCCGCCCCGGCGAGGTCGCGCTCAGCGGCATCGTCGAGCACGTCGAGTACCAGGGGCACGAGGCGCTCGTCCACCTCAACACCGGTTCGCAGCCCGCGGTGGTGCCGGACCTGGAATCGGCCCGCCCGGACCGCGGCGCCCTACGCAGACGCCGTGGCGGCCAGGGCGGGGTCGGCGTCCTGGAGCGCCTCAGGGAGCGCGCCACCGGGCTGACGGGATCGTCCGTCGCCGTCCTCGACGACCCGGCGAACGATCCGTTTCCGCCGGGCGTGCACAGCCCCGACCGCCCCGCGGTCACCTCCAGCGACCTCGTCGTCCGCACGGGTCCGGACATGCGACTGCGCACCGGGGGCCAGGTCCCGCTCCTGGTCGACCTGGCGCACCTGTACGTCTTCGACCACCAGGGCCGCCGGATCTGCCCGCTGCCGAAGGACGTCCCGGGCCTGGAGGTGTAG